The Ovis aries strain OAR_USU_Benz2616 breed Rambouillet chromosome 11, ARS-UI_Ramb_v3.0, whole genome shotgun sequence genome window below encodes:
- the C11H17orf80 gene encoding uncharacterized protein C17orf80 homolog isoform X8: MELCPYCKKPFKRLKSHLPHCKMLGATMPADQEIHQCETATLTRGKKIKMPIRDSIKAKEKELGTDSKKRNLELKGNNSERTVKSPSARAVGLEKASHKKADEDIKSQVKPSLKMLKDTKPKVAFQGETIARFSASANTSSTKELAKALPQSGESRNNPSEIEAPLPPGPVAPSRSNHDRKYSSACLNDVQAISADLRLDRVDASGQNLIGLFSAPLGDGHSSPVNCSHRVQRGSMSSSGRERDSKAEDHLLGVSTDRDFRTVAKSAESQIAAFKLNPLGKSQGRENQGKALHLGAETYGSQGRAEKSVSVTERQDWASLSHDSVTEKKPRDRGSGLHLLPLTGTTCPERLPVAQSRNQSPTSLAVKFLQEEKAEAGSRNRVPAVKALMASEEWASLTAKLGSQPPASHPQGLQSARSAQHHASRSPLAGQTLSSALGLEWFPELYSGYLGLGVLPERPQRWSTLAQKPLLVISPQGEKLSQALGLN, translated from the exons ATGGAACTGTGTCCTTACTGTAAGAAGCCATTTAAACGATTGAAATCCCACTTGCCGCACTGTAAGATGCTAGGAGCAACTATGCCTGCTGATCAAGAAATTCATCAGTGTGAGACAGCTACACTCACACGTggtaaaaaaatcaaaatgccaATCAGAGACTCAattaaagcaaaagagaaagagttagggacagacagtaagaaaagaaatctggaaCTGAAAGGGAACAATTCAGAACGGACAGTCAAGTCCCCTTCAGCACGAGCTGTTGGTTTGGAAAAAGCAAGTCATAAAAAAGCTGATGAAGACATCAAGAGTCAAGTTAAGCCCTCCCTCAAAATGTTAAAGGATACTAAACCAAAGGTTGCTTTCCAGGGAGAAACTATAGCTCGGTTTTCTGCGTCAGCAAACACCAGTTCTACAAAAGAACTTGCCAAAGCTTTGCCTCAATCGGGAGAAAGTAGAAATAACCCTTCAGAAATTGAAGCACCTTTACCTCCTGGCCCAGTGGCACCTTCTCGGTCGAATCACGATAGGAAATATTCTTCAGCCTGCCTTAATGATGTGCAAGCCATTTCAGCTGATTTAAGATTGGACAGGGTGGATGCCTCAGGACAGAACCTCATAGGATTATTCAGTGCACCTCTTGGTGATGGTCATAGTTCTCCTGTGAATTGCAGTCACAGGGTTCAAAGAGGAAGCATGTCGTcatcaggcagagaaagagactCCAAGGCCGAGGATCACCTCTTAGGAGTCTCTACTGATAGAGACTTCAGGACTGTGGCAAAGAGTGCAGAATCACAGATTGCTGCTTTTAAACTTAACCCCTTAGGTAAAAGCCAGGGCAGGGAGAACCAGGGGAAAGCACTCCACCTTGGAGCAGAGACATATGGGAGCCAGGGACGTGCGGAGAAAAGTGTATCTGTGACAGAAAGgcaggattgggcttccctgagccATGATTCAGTCACAGAGAAGAAACCTCGAGACAGAGGTTCCGGTTTACACTTGCTCCCGCTAACGGGGACAACTTGCCCTGAGCGTCTCCCTGTAGCTCAGTCACGTAACCAGAGTCCCACCTCTCTGGCTGTAAAATTTCTCCAGGAAGAGAAAGCAGAAGCCGGCAGCCGGAATCGAGTCCCTGCTGTGAAGGCGTTGATGGCGAGTGAGGAGTGGGCTTCTCTGACAGCTAAGCTGGGCTCTCAGCCCCCAGCATCGCACCCCCAGGGGCTGCAGTCTGCACGTTCAGCCCAGCACCATGCTTCCAGAAGCCCCTTGGCCGGTCAGACCCTGTCGAGCGCCCTGGGGCTGGAGTGGTTTCCAGAGCTCTATTCTGGTTATCTTGGCCTCGGGGTGCTGCCAGAGAGGCCCCAGCGTTGGAGCACTCTGGCCCAGAAGCCCCTGCTTGTCATCAGTCCCCAGGGCGAGAAACTCTCCCAAG CTCTAGGCCTCAACTGA
- the C11H17orf80 gene encoding uncharacterized protein C17orf80 homolog isoform X7: MELCPYCKKPFKRLKSHLPHCKMLGATMPADQEIHQCETATLTRGKKIKMPIRDSIKAKEKELGTDSKKRNLELKGNNSERTVKSPSARAVGLEKASHKKADEDIKSQVKPSLKMLKDTKPKVAFQGETIARFSASANTSSTKELAKALPQSGESRNNPSEIEAPLPPGPVAPSRSNHDRKYSSACLNDVQAISADLRLDRVDASGQNLIGLFSAPLGDGHSSPVNCSHRVQRGSMSSSGRERDSKAEDHLLGVSTDRDFRTVAKSAESQIAAFKLNPLGKSQGRENQGKALHLGAETYGSQGRAEKSVSVTERQDWASLSHDSVTEKKPRDRGSGLHLLPLTGTTCPERLPVAQSRNQSPTSLAVKFLQEEKAEAGSRNRVPAVKALMASEEWASLTAKLGSQPPASHPQGLQSARSAQHHASRSPLAGQTLSSALGLEWFPELYSGYLGLGVLPERPQRWSTLAQKPLLVISPQGEKLSQAVMPRE, translated from the exons ATGGAACTGTGTCCTTACTGTAAGAAGCCATTTAAACGATTGAAATCCCACTTGCCGCACTGTAAGATGCTAGGAGCAACTATGCCTGCTGATCAAGAAATTCATCAGTGTGAGACAGCTACACTCACACGTggtaaaaaaatcaaaatgccaATCAGAGACTCAattaaagcaaaagagaaagagttagggacagacagtaagaaaagaaatctggaaCTGAAAGGGAACAATTCAGAACGGACAGTCAAGTCCCCTTCAGCACGAGCTGTTGGTTTGGAAAAAGCAAGTCATAAAAAAGCTGATGAAGACATCAAGAGTCAAGTTAAGCCCTCCCTCAAAATGTTAAAGGATACTAAACCAAAGGTTGCTTTCCAGGGAGAAACTATAGCTCGGTTTTCTGCGTCAGCAAACACCAGTTCTACAAAAGAACTTGCCAAAGCTTTGCCTCAATCGGGAGAAAGTAGAAATAACCCTTCAGAAATTGAAGCACCTTTACCTCCTGGCCCAGTGGCACCTTCTCGGTCGAATCACGATAGGAAATATTCTTCAGCCTGCCTTAATGATGTGCAAGCCATTTCAGCTGATTTAAGATTGGACAGGGTGGATGCCTCAGGACAGAACCTCATAGGATTATTCAGTGCACCTCTTGGTGATGGTCATAGTTCTCCTGTGAATTGCAGTCACAGGGTTCAAAGAGGAAGCATGTCGTcatcaggcagagaaagagactCCAAGGCCGAGGATCACCTCTTAGGAGTCTCTACTGATAGAGACTTCAGGACTGTGGCAAAGAGTGCAGAATCACAGATTGCTGCTTTTAAACTTAACCCCTTAGGTAAAAGCCAGGGCAGGGAGAACCAGGGGAAAGCACTCCACCTTGGAGCAGAGACATATGGGAGCCAGGGACGTGCGGAGAAAAGTGTATCTGTGACAGAAAGgcaggattgggcttccctgagccATGATTCAGTCACAGAGAAGAAACCTCGAGACAGAGGTTCCGGTTTACACTTGCTCCCGCTAACGGGGACAACTTGCCCTGAGCGTCTCCCTGTAGCTCAGTCACGTAACCAGAGTCCCACCTCTCTGGCTGTAAAATTTCTCCAGGAAGAGAAAGCAGAAGCCGGCAGCCGGAATCGAGTCCCTGCTGTGAAGGCGTTGATGGCGAGTGAGGAGTGGGCTTCTCTGACAGCTAAGCTGGGCTCTCAGCCCCCAGCATCGCACCCCCAGGGGCTGCAGTCTGCACGTTCAGCCCAGCACCATGCTTCCAGAAGCCCCTTGGCCGGTCAGACCCTGTCGAGCGCCCTGGGGCTGGAGTGGTTTCCAGAGCTCTATTCTGGTTATCTTGGCCTCGGGGTGCTGCCAGAGAGGCCCCAGCGTTGGAGCACTCTGGCCCAGAAGCCCCTGCTTGTCATCAGTCCCCAGGGCGAGAAACTCTCCCAAG CCGTCATGCCCAGAGAATGA